The sequence TAGAGTAAAAAATAGATAAACAAAAAGGTTCGCTAATGAAGATGAAATTAGCGAACCTTTTTTGTTTTATAATAAAATTTGATATAAGAAAAATATTAAGATTATTAAGTAATCCACAGGTGGAATTGAATAATCCACAGATTATATTAAATAATTCTTAGATCTCTTTGTTTTTAGGTTTTCTATTTATAAGTTATTATAGTGTCTAATCCTTCTTTTACAGCTGAACCTATAACTGGATTCATTTCTTTTATAACATCAGGATTTGTTATTAGAACTGGTGTTATTAATGAGAAACCTTTACTTTCTACAAATTCTCTATTAACTTTTATGATAGGAGTACCTGCTTTTATTTTTACCCCAGGTTCTATTAATCTTTCAAAACCTTCACCATTTAGAGAAACTGTATCTATTCCTATGTGAACTAGAAGTTCTACTTCTCCTGCGATTGTCATGGCAAAAGCATGATTTGTTTTAAATACTAATGATAATTCACCATCAGCTGGAGCTACAAATATAGATCCGGTGCTATCAATTGCTACTCCATCTCCAGCCATTTTTTTTGCAAATACTTCATCTGGAACTCTAGATAAATCTATTGTAGTTCCTGCAACTGGTGCGAGAATCTTTATTTCTTTTTTTAGGAATCCAAACATAATATACTCCTAACTGCACATTATAGTGAAATTAGGAAAACTCACTTCCTTTCAAAAATATAATAATAAAATTAACAAAAAGTTCATAATTAATAGAAAAAGGCATAAGTTTATATAAACTTATGCCTGATTTAACAGTAACACGCATTTTAATTATATATTATTATTTGAAGTTAGTCAATTGTAAACGGTATTTATTATCGTTATAAAAATGTATATGTTAAAATATTTTTAAGAAATATTGCATAAGATGGAAACATTAATTAAAATGGTATTATATTACAGATAAA comes from Clostridium fungisolvens and encodes:
- a CDS encoding PTS sugar transporter subunit IIA, which codes for MFGFLKKEIKILAPVAGTTIDLSRVPDEVFAKKMAGDGVAIDSTGSIFVAPADGELSLVFKTNHAFAMTIAGEVELLVHIGIDTVSLNGEGFERLIEPGVKIKAGTPIIKVNREFVESKGFSLITPVLITNPDVIKEMNPVIGSAVKEGLDTIITYK